In Lysobacter lycopersici, a genomic segment contains:
- the pcnB gene encoding polynucleotide adenylyltransferase PcnB, whose amino-acid sequence MPQSRGHRGRPAAHAPPETRQDPTLSSVPAPTAVPRVIPRDQHPISRRSISPNALRVLYRLRDAGHAAYLVGGAVRDLLIGVQPKDFDVATDATPEQVRHLFRNCRLIGRRFRLAHVVYGREIIEVATFRSAGGDDGEGDREVHADGRVLRDNIYGTIEEDAVRRDFTANALYYAIEDFSVRDYVGGFDDVQARVLRLIGDPETRYREDPVRMLRAVRLAAKLGFSIDPSAAAPMPGLASLLHDAAPARLFDECQKLFLSGHALASFEGLEAHGLLGALLPETARALASNRSGALRKMLVEGLQGTDARVARGEPVSPAFLFALLLWPGYCRELMQLQGQGVHAIEAERRAADRITLQQSTRIALPRRFSLPMQEIWLLQSRLRQRKRSQRLLAHPRFRAAFDFLVLRQAAAPEHAADVEYWRALQAGMPPPEAGEEELAQVESTDAAPARKRRRRRRGGGAG is encoded by the coding sequence ATGCCGCAATCCCGCGGCCACCGAGGCCGCCCCGCGGCGCATGCGCCGCCCGAGACCCGCCAGGACCCGACCCTGAGTTCCGTCCCCGCCCCGACAGCCGTGCCCCGGGTCATCCCGCGCGACCAGCATCCGATCTCGCGCCGTTCGATCAGCCCCAACGCCCTGCGCGTGCTCTATCGCCTGCGCGATGCCGGCCACGCCGCCTATCTCGTGGGCGGAGCGGTGCGCGACCTGCTGATCGGCGTCCAGCCCAAGGATTTCGACGTCGCCACCGACGCGACGCCCGAACAGGTGCGCCACCTGTTCCGCAATTGCCGCCTGATCGGCCGGCGATTCCGTCTCGCGCACGTGGTGTACGGGCGCGAGATCATCGAAGTCGCGACGTTCCGCTCCGCGGGTGGCGACGACGGCGAGGGCGACCGCGAAGTGCATGCCGACGGCCGCGTGCTGCGCGACAACATCTACGGCACCATCGAGGAAGACGCGGTCCGCCGCGATTTCACCGCGAACGCGCTGTACTACGCCATCGAGGATTTCTCGGTGCGCGACTACGTCGGCGGCTTCGACGACGTGCAGGCGCGGGTGCTGCGCCTGATCGGCGATCCGGAAACGCGTTATCGCGAGGATCCGGTGCGGATGCTGCGCGCGGTGCGCCTCGCGGCCAAGCTCGGTTTCAGCATCGATCCTTCGGCTGCGGCGCCGATGCCCGGGCTGGCATCGCTGCTGCACGACGCGGCGCCGGCGCGGCTGTTCGACGAATGCCAGAAGCTGTTCCTTTCCGGCCACGCGCTGGCGAGCTTCGAGGGGCTGGAAGCGCACGGCCTGCTCGGCGCGCTGTTGCCGGAAACCGCGCGCGCGCTGGCCAGCAACCGCAGCGGCGCGTTGCGCAAGATGCTGGTCGAGGGCCTGCAAGGCACCGATGCGCGGGTCGCGCGCGGCGAACCGGTGTCGCCGGCATTCCTGTTCGCGCTGCTGCTGTGGCCGGGCTATTGCCGCGAGCTGATGCAGTTGCAGGGGCAGGGCGTGCACGCGATCGAGGCCGAGCGCCGCGCCGCCGACCGAATCACCCTGCAGCAATCCACACGGATCGCGCTGCCGCGGCGTTTCTCGCTGCCAATGCAGGAGATCTGGCTGCTGCAGTCGCGCCTGCGCCAGCGCAAGCGCAGCCAACGCCTGCTCGCGCACCCGCGGTTCCGCGCCGCGTTCGATTTCCTCGTGCTGCGCCAGGCCGCCGCGCCAGAACACGCCGCGGACGTCGAATACTGGCGCGCGTTGCAGGCGGGCATGCCGCCGCCGGAAGCGGGCGAGGAAGAACTGGCGCAAGTCGAATCGACCGATGCCGCACCCGCGCGCAAGCGCCGCCGTCGCCGGCGCGGCGGCGGGGCGGGGTGA
- the folK gene encoding 2-amino-4-hydroxy-6-hydroxymethyldihydropteridine diphosphokinase, whose protein sequence is MSVRAFVGLGGNVGDVAAAFASAVAQTDALPGTQLLRVSRRYRTPAWGMAAQPDFLNAVAMLETTLPARELLEALLAIERAHGRDRANETRWGPRTLDLDLLLYGDAVIDEPGLRVPHPHLHERAFALRPMLEIAPGVSIPGHGLARDLPAAMAADGIEALG, encoded by the coding sequence GTGAGCGTCCGCGCCTTCGTCGGCCTCGGCGGCAACGTGGGCGATGTCGCCGCGGCCTTCGCCTCCGCGGTCGCGCAAACGGATGCTTTGCCGGGTACGCAGTTGTTGCGCGTCTCGCGCCGTTACCGCACGCCGGCCTGGGGCATGGCCGCGCAACCGGATTTCCTCAATGCCGTGGCCATGCTGGAAACGACCTTGCCCGCGCGCGAGCTGCTCGAAGCGCTGCTCGCCATCGAGCGGGCGCACGGCCGCGACCGCGCCAACGAAACCCGCTGGGGTCCGCGCACGCTCGATCTCGACCTGCTGCTTTACGGTGACGCGGTCATCGACGAACCCGGCCTGCGCGTGCCGCACCCGCACCTGCACGAGCGCGCGTTCGCGTTGCGGCCCATGCTCGAAATTGCGCCGGGGGTTTCGATTCCCGGCCATGGCCTCGCGCGCGACCTGCCGGCGGCGATGGCTGCCGACGGCATCGAGGCGTTAGGCTAG
- the dapA gene encoding 4-hydroxy-tetrahydrodipicolinate synthase yields the protein MRLSGSITALATPFTAAGEIDLDAWRRLLQAQLDGGTQALVVAGSTGEAAALHDVEYDAILRSAVEFVAGRVPVLAGTGLSNTAKTIEQTRRVAALGADAALVVTPPYVRPTQEGLLAHYRAVADDGALPIVLYNVPGRTGCDLLPETAAALAPHPRIVGIKEARSEAERMDALLPLKSKEFAVLSGDDPTACRAMLAGADGVVSVASNVLPRSFRRLCDLARGGDADAANALDARLRRSYDFLGIEPNPIPVKAILARNGIGHGLRLPLTPLSPQHAESAASIAAEIRDLESSCRDAFAA from the coding sequence TTGCGACTTTCCGGCAGCATCACCGCGCTCGCGACGCCGTTCACCGCCGCGGGCGAAATCGACCTCGACGCCTGGCGCCGCCTGTTGCAGGCGCAGCTCGATGGCGGCACGCAGGCGCTGGTCGTCGCCGGTTCCACTGGCGAGGCTGCGGCGCTGCACGACGTGGAATACGACGCGATCCTGCGCAGCGCGGTGGAATTCGTCGCCGGTCGCGTGCCGGTGCTCGCCGGTACCGGTTTGTCGAACACGGCGAAGACCATCGAACAGACCCGTCGCGTCGCCGCGCTCGGCGCCGATGCCGCGCTGGTGGTGACGCCGCCGTACGTGCGCCCCACGCAGGAGGGCCTGCTCGCGCATTACCGCGCGGTCGCGGACGACGGCGCGTTGCCCATCGTGCTTTACAACGTGCCCGGTCGTACCGGCTGCGACCTGCTGCCCGAAACGGCCGCCGCGCTCGCGCCGCATCCGCGCATCGTCGGCATCAAGGAAGCGCGCAGCGAAGCCGAACGCATGGATGCATTGCTGCCGTTGAAATCGAAGGAATTCGCGGTGTTGAGCGGCGACGATCCCACCGCCTGCCGCGCCATGCTCGCCGGCGCCGATGGCGTGGTGTCGGTGGCGTCGAACGTGTTGCCGCGCAGCTTCCGACGGCTTTGCGACCTCGCCCGTGGCGGTGATGCCGATGCCGCGAACGCGCTCGATGCGCGCTTGCGCCGCAGTTACGACTTCCTCGGCATCGAACCGAACCCGATCCCGGTGAAGGCGATCCTCGCGCGCAACGGCATCGGCCACGGCCTGCGCCTGCCGCTGACGCCGCTTTCGCCGCAACATGCGGAATCCGCCGCCTCGATCGCCGCGGAAATCCGCGACCTCGAATCATCCTGCCGCGACGCGTTCGCGGCCTGA
- the fdxA gene encoding ferredoxin FdxA → MPFVVTENCIKCKYTDCVEVCPVDCFHEGPNFLVIDPDECIDCTLCEPECPVNAIYPEDDVPAGQEGFIALNAELAKDWPVISVRKDPPADAADWEGKSGKLPLLER, encoded by the coding sequence ATGCCCTTCGTCGTCACCGAGAACTGCATCAAGTGCAAGTACACCGACTGCGTCGAGGTGTGCCCGGTCGACTGTTTCCACGAAGGCCCGAACTTCCTCGTCATCGACCCGGACGAGTGCATCGACTGCACCCTGTGCGAGCCGGAATGCCCGGTCAACGCGATCTATCCCGAGGACGACGTGCCCGCCGGGCAGGAAGGCTTCATCGCGCTCAACGCGGAGTTGGCGAAGGACTGGCCGGTGATCAGCGTGCGCAAGGATCCTCCGGCCGACGCGGCGGACTGGGAAGGAAAATCCGGCAAGTTGCCGTTGCTGGAACGTTGA
- the panC gene encoding pantoate--beta-alanine ligase, whose amino-acid sequence MIETLTEPAALRATVDAWKRAGLRVGFVPTMGNLHAGHFSLVEIARQHADHVIASVFVNPTQFGPNEDFARYPRTPEQDSAGLEGAGCDALWLPSVEAMYPFGTDGAVRMHVPNVGDTLEGAHRPGHFDGVATVVARLFNQVQADVAVFGRKDYQQLAVIRAMARDLAFALEIVAGPTLREADGLAMSSRNQYLSAEERPVAATIFRTLQAMRDAALAGRPRADIEAKADAELRAAGFVPDYAVVRRPDLSEPADGEPGPRVALVAARLGRTRLIDNLEFDLGGSAG is encoded by the coding sequence ATGATCGAAACCCTCACCGAACCCGCGGCACTAAGAGCGACCGTCGACGCATGGAAACGCGCCGGCCTGCGCGTCGGTTTCGTGCCGACCATGGGCAACCTGCACGCCGGGCATTTCTCATTGGTCGAAATCGCGAGACAGCACGCGGATCACGTGATCGCGAGCGTGTTCGTGAACCCCACGCAGTTCGGCCCGAACGAGGATTTCGCGCGTTACCCGCGCACGCCGGAACAGGACTCGGCCGGGCTCGAAGGCGCGGGTTGCGACGCGCTGTGGCTGCCGTCGGTCGAGGCGATGTATCCGTTCGGCACCGACGGCGCCGTGCGCATGCACGTGCCGAACGTGGGCGACACGCTGGAAGGCGCGCATCGCCCCGGGCATTTCGACGGCGTCGCGACCGTGGTCGCGCGGCTGTTCAACCAGGTGCAGGCCGATGTCGCCGTGTTCGGGCGCAAGGACTACCAGCAGCTCGCGGTGATCCGGGCGATGGCGCGCGACCTCGCGTTCGCGCTGGAGATCGTCGCCGGGCCGACGCTGCGCGAAGCCGACGGCCTGGCCATGAGTTCGCGCAACCAGTACCTGTCGGCGGAGGAAAGACCAGTCGCGGCCACGATCTTCCGCACCCTGCAGGCGATGCGCGATGCGGCCCTGGCCGGGCGCCCGCGCGCCGACATCGAGGCGAAGGCGGATGCCGAACTGCGCGCCGCCGGCTTCGTCCCGGATTACGCCGTCGTCCGCCGCCCCGACCTGTCCGAACCGGCGGACGGCGAGCCCGGGCCGCGGGTGGCGCTGGTCGCGGCCAGGCTGGGTCGGACCCGGCTGATCGACAACCTCGAATTCGACCTTGGCGGCAGCGCCGGCTGA
- the panB gene encoding 3-methyl-2-oxobutanoate hydroxymethyltransferase: protein MSYGADKAATITVPMLAEAKREGRKLAMLTAYDAGFARVFDANGVDLILIGDSLGMVVQGHDSTLPVRVDDIIYHTAAVARGAKRALKIADFPFGSDATPEQAHAAAVRFVQAGAGMVKLEGAGFKLDVIRFLVEREIPVCAHLGLTPQSVNRFGGFKVQGRDEAAAKQLRADARAVQEAGASLLVLECVPSALAAAISADLAIPTIGIGAGPGCDGQVLVLHDFLGLDSGHRRPKFVKDFLAEGGSVAGAVQAYVAAVRDGSFPDEAHSYA from the coding sequence ATGAGCTACGGCGCGGACAAAGCCGCCACCATCACCGTGCCGATGCTGGCCGAGGCCAAGCGCGAAGGCCGCAAGCTGGCGATGCTCACCGCCTACGACGCCGGTTTCGCGCGCGTGTTCGACGCCAACGGCGTCGACCTGATCCTGATCGGGGATTCGCTGGGCATGGTGGTGCAGGGCCACGATTCCACCCTGCCGGTGCGCGTGGACGACATCATCTACCACACGGCCGCCGTTGCGCGCGGGGCGAAGCGTGCGCTGAAAATCGCGGATTTCCCGTTCGGCAGCGACGCCACGCCGGAACAGGCGCACGCGGCGGCGGTGCGCTTCGTCCAGGCCGGCGCGGGCATGGTCAAGCTGGAGGGCGCGGGCTTCAAACTCGACGTCATCCGTTTCCTGGTCGAACGCGAAATCCCGGTGTGCGCGCATCTCGGGCTGACGCCGCAATCGGTGAACCGTTTCGGCGGCTTCAAGGTGCAGGGCCGCGACGAGGCTGCGGCGAAGCAGCTGCGTGCGGATGCGCGCGCGGTGCAGGAGGCGGGCGCTTCGCTGCTGGTGCTGGAATGCGTGCCGTCGGCGCTCGCGGCCGCGATCAGCGCCGACCTCGCGATTCCCACGATAGGCATCGGCGCCGGACCCGGCTGCGACGGTCAGGTGCTGGTGCTGCACGATTTCCTCGGCCTCGACAGCGGCCATCGCCGGCCGAAGTTCGTCAAGGATTTCCTTGCCGAAGGCGGATCGGTCGCCGGCGCGGTGCAGGCTTACGTCGCCGCGGTGCGTGATGGATCGTTCCCGGACGAAGCGCATTCCTACGCATGA
- the panD gene encoding aspartate 1-decarboxylase: protein MQLTLLKAKIHRATVTHAELHYEGSCAIDGRLLDISGIREYERIEIYNVNNGKRFATYAIRGEEGSGIISVNGAAAHRASVGDLVIICAYGHCEEAEAAEFKPTLVYVDRHNAMTHTNRSIPKQAA, encoded by the coding sequence ATGCAACTCACGCTGCTCAAAGCCAAGATCCACCGCGCCACCGTCACCCACGCCGAGCTGCACTACGAAGGCTCCTGCGCCATCGACGGCCGCCTGCTCGACATCTCCGGCATCCGCGAGTACGAGCGGATCGAGATCTACAACGTCAACAACGGCAAGCGCTTCGCCACCTACGCCATCCGCGGCGAGGAAGGCAGCGGCATCATTTCGGTGAACGGCGCCGCTGCGCACCGCGCGTCGGTCGGCGACCTGGTGATCATTTGTGCCTATGGCCACTGCGAAGAAGCCGAGGCTGCGGAATTCAAGCCGACGCTGGTGTACGTCGATCGCCACAACGCGATGACGCACACGAATCGTTCGATCCCCAAGCAGGCCGCGTGA